Proteins encoded within one genomic window of Burkholderiaceae bacterium:
- a CDS encoding Transposase, giving the protein MPKCTDGTMDLGRVGRRIIEANFEGGDIGSDGGVLLLRRVDERIGLSRSAAAVLSDPRDPGRITHGLRELLAQRVYGLCCGYEDLNDHDMLRSDLLMQTAVGRVDALASSPTLCRLESRATRAQALALHGVLIEQFIASHRSAPAELVLDIDASDVPLHGSQESCEFHAYYDHHCYLPLYVFCGQAMLACVLRRSRIDGAKNAAAVIKLIVARLRRAWPQVRIIVRGDSGFCRQRLLRWCERSGVSYIVGLARNARLQAIVQYAEAMLADEYERTGAKQRLIGEFVYAADSWDIERRVITRLEYGAQGNNPRFVVTNLQGDAVQLYELRCPQVS; this is encoded by the coding sequence ATGCCAAAGTGTACCGATGGGACGATGGATTTGGGGCGCGTGGGCCGGCGCATCATCGAGGCCAACTTCGAAGGCGGTGACATTGGCTCGGACGGTGGAGTTTTGCTGCTGCGACGCGTCGATGAGCGCATTGGTTTGAGCCGATCTGCCGCAGCCGTGCTCAGCGACCCACGCGATCCGGGGCGCATCACGCATGGCCTGCGCGAGCTGCTGGCGCAGCGCGTCTACGGGTTGTGCTGCGGCTACGAAGACCTCAACGACCACGACATGCTGCGCTCGGACCTGCTGATGCAGACCGCCGTAGGCCGGGTCGATGCACTGGCCTCCTCGCCCACACTGTGCCGCCTGGAGAGCCGGGCCACACGCGCGCAGGCGCTGGCCCTGCATGGCGTACTGATCGAGCAGTTCATCGCCAGCCACCGGAGCGCGCCCGCGGAACTGGTGCTGGACATCGACGCCTCGGATGTGCCCTTGCACGGCAGCCAGGAGAGTTGCGAGTTCCACGCCTACTACGACCACCACTGCTATCTGCCGCTGTACGTGTTCTGCGGCCAGGCCATGCTCGCTTGCGTCTTGCGGCGCAGCCGCATCGACGGGGCGAAGAACGCCGCGGCCGTCATCAAGCTGATCGTTGCGCGACTTCGCCGCGCGTGGCCCCAGGTGCGCATCATCGTGCGCGGTGACTCGGGGTTCTGCCGCCAGCGCCTGTTGCGCTGGTGCGAGCGCTCGGGCGTGAGCTACATCGTAGGTCTGGCGCGCAACGCGCGGCTGCAGGCCATCGTGCAGTACGCCGAGGCGATGCTGGCCGACGAATACGAACGCACGGGCGCCAAGCAGCGCCTGATCGGCGAGTTCGTCTACGCAGCCGATAGCTGGGACATCGAGCGGCGCGTGATCACGCGGCTGGAGTACGGTGCCCAAGGCAACAACCCGCGCTTCGTGGTGACCAACCTCCAAGGCGACGCCGTCCAGCTGTATGAGCTGCGCTGCCCCCAGGTTTCGTAG
- a CDS encoding Mobile element protein, translated as MAVAARREVVRQLQERGLSERQALRLVSMSASTLRYQPRDDGNGRLRERLTELAGQHRRHGYRMLHSRLRIDGWAINVKRTYRVYREEGLMVRKRRRKKLPVPERQPLVRPIQPNEVWSMDFVFDELANGRRVKTLTVVDDCSKEAVQIAVDTSIPALYVTRVLDQVKAERGLPKVIRTDNGPEFAGRTMQTWAASNGVELRFIQPGKPVQNAYIESFNSRFRDECLSQHWFASLSHMRSVVDNWREDYNHHRPHSTLGYVPPAVFAARCRQHAGGNAQPPASATMQTPGL; from the coding sequence GTGGCCGTGGCGGCGCGTCGCGAGGTCGTGCGGCAGTTGCAGGAACGAGGCTTGAGCGAGCGCCAGGCCTTGAGGCTGGTAAGCATGAGCGCCAGCACCCTGCGCTACCAACCCCGCGACGACGGCAACGGCCGGCTGCGCGAGCGCCTGACGGAGCTCGCCGGCCAGCATCGCCGCCACGGCTACCGGATGCTGCACAGCCGCCTGCGAATCGACGGCTGGGCGATCAACGTCAAGCGCACGTACCGGGTCTACCGTGAGGAAGGCCTGATGGTGCGCAAGCGGCGACGCAAGAAGCTGCCGGTGCCCGAACGGCAACCGCTCGTGCGCCCCATCCAACCCAACGAGGTGTGGAGCATGGACTTCGTGTTCGACGAACTTGCCAACGGCCGGCGGGTCAAGACGCTGACGGTCGTGGACGACTGCAGCAAGGAGGCGGTGCAGATCGCCGTGGACACATCGATCCCGGCGCTGTACGTCACGCGGGTGCTCGACCAGGTCAAGGCCGAACGCGGGCTGCCCAAGGTGATCCGAACCGACAACGGGCCGGAGTTCGCCGGCAGGACGATGCAGACCTGGGCGGCCAGCAACGGCGTCGAGCTACGCTTCATCCAGCCCGGCAAGCCGGTTCAGAACGCCTACATCGAGAGCTTCAATAGCCGCTTCCGCGACGAGTGCCTGTCGCAGCACTGGTTCGCCAGCCTGAGCCACATGCGCAGCGTCGTCGACAACTGGCGCGAGGACTACAACCACCACCGGCCGCACAGCACCCTCGGGTACGTGCCGCCGGCCGTGTTCGCCGCGCGTTGCCGCCAGCATGCTGGCGGCAACGCGCAACCACCCGCATCAGCTACGATGCAAACCCCTGGGCTCTAG
- a CDS encoding Insertion element IS407 (Burkholderia multivorans) transposase: protein MKKRYTEEQIIGFLREADAGLPVKELCRKHGFSEPSYYAWKAKFGGMNVSDAQRLKALEAENTKLKKLLANSMLEIDAMREVLKGK from the coding sequence ATGAAGAAGCGATACACCGAGGAGCAGATCATTGGCTTTCTGCGCGAGGCCGATGCCGGATTGCCGGTCAAGGAGCTGTGCAGGAAGCATGGTTTCAGCGAGCCGAGCTACTACGCCTGGAAGGCCAAGTTCGGCGGCATGAACGTGTCGGACGCGCAGCGCTTGAAGGCGCTCGAGGCCGAGAACACGAAGCTCAAGAAGTTGCTGGCCAACTCGATGCTCGAGATCGACGCGATGCGCGAGGTGCTCAAGGGAAAATAG
- a CDS encoding Transposase — MLLAALAYTLMQRLRDLALKNTELERAAAATIRVRLLKIGAAIVRNTRRVRVLLASHHPMRSIFLSAAQALAP, encoded by the coding sequence TTGTTGCTGGCGGCGCTGGCCTACACGCTGATGCAGCGGCTGCGCGATCTGGCGCTCAAGAACACCGAGTTGGAGCGCGCCGCCGCGGCCACGATCCGCGTGCGACTGCTCAAGATCGGCGCGGCCATCGTGCGCAACACACGCCGTGTGCGCGTGTTGCTGGCTTCGCACCACCCGATGCGCAGCATCTTCCTCAGCGCCGCACAGGCCCTGGCCCCCTGA
- a CDS encoding 2-oxoglutarate/2-oxoacid ferredoxin oxidoreductase, beta subunit encodes MTYLAKPRLHHPSLATNQVGYTRRDYEGKISTLCAGCGHDSISAAIVQACWELDIEPHRVAKLSGIGCSSKTPDYFLGASHGFNSVHGRMPSVLTGANLANRGLLYLGVSGDGDSASIGLGQFAHALRRGVNMVYIVENNGVYGLTKGQFSATADRGSKSKKGAINRDAPVDLVGLALQLGASYVARSFSGDKAQLVPLIKGAIGHAGAAFLDVISPCVTFNNHAGSTKSYDYVREHNDAVSRIDFISQKREITTDYAPGEVVDVAQHDGTVLRLRKLHEGYDPTDRAAAMNHVHLHQARGEVLTGLLYVDAETGDLHEALNTTATPLNALGRAELCPGAAELARLNDALR; translated from the coding sequence ATGACCTATCTCGCGAAACCGCGTCTGCATCATCCGTCGCTCGCGACCAACCAGGTCGGCTACACGCGGCGCGACTACGAGGGCAAGATTTCGACGCTGTGCGCCGGCTGCGGCCACGACTCGATCTCGGCGGCGATTGTCCAGGCCTGCTGGGAGCTCGACATCGAGCCGCACCGCGTCGCCAAGCTGTCGGGCATAGGCTGCAGCTCGAAGACGCCGGATTATTTCCTCGGCGCATCGCACGGCTTCAACTCGGTGCACGGGCGCATGCCGTCGGTGCTGACCGGGGCGAATCTGGCGAACCGCGGCCTGCTGTACCTCGGTGTGTCCGGCGACGGCGACTCCGCGTCGATCGGCCTGGGCCAGTTCGCGCACGCGCTGCGCCGCGGCGTGAACATGGTCTACATCGTCGAGAACAACGGGGTCTACGGCCTGACCAAGGGGCAGTTCTCCGCCACCGCTGACCGCGGGTCGAAGAGCAAGAAGGGCGCGATCAACCGCGATGCTCCGGTGGATCTGGTCGGCCTGGCGCTGCAGCTCGGCGCGAGCTACGTCGCGCGCAGTTTTTCGGGCGACAAGGCGCAGCTGGTGCCGCTGATCAAGGGCGCGATCGGCCATGCGGGTGCGGCGTTCCTGGACGTGATCAGCCCCTGCGTCACGTTCAACAACCATGCCGGCAGCACCAAGAGCTACGACTACGTGCGCGAGCACAACGACGCGGTGAGCCGGATCGACTTCATCTCGCAAAAGCGCGAGATCACGACCGACTATGCGCCGGGCGAGGTGGTCGACGTCGCGCAGCACGACGGTACGGTGCTGCGCCTGAGGAAGCTCCACGAAGGCTACGACCCGACCGATCGGGCGGCCGCGATGAACCACGTGCATCTGCACCAGGCGCGCGGCGAGGTGCTGACCGGGCTGCTCTATGTCGATGCCGAAACCGGCGATTTGCACGAGGCACTGAACACCACGGCGACGCCACTGAACGCGCTGGGACGCGCCGAACTGTGTCCCGGTGCTGCGGAACTCGCGCGCTTGAACGACGCGCTGCGCTAG
- a CDS encoding 2-oxoglutarate/2-oxoacid ferredoxin oxidoreductase, alpha subunit, whose protein sequence is MKRIESVNDFVVKFANVNGSGSASANELFAKAILRMGVPVSPRNIFPSNIQGLPTWYEVRVSEEGHLGRRGGVDLMVAMNPQTWDADVAEVEPGGYLFYDSTRPLPPEKFRDDLTVIGMPLTAICNATYEDARQRQLFKNILYVGALSMLLGIDPQVIEALFSEQYRGKERLLESNVRALNAGREFARDHLDPVGLQVRRSDRVGNRIFVDGNSAAALGCVYGGATVAAWYPITPSSSLAEAFQKYCGKLRVEPDTGMHRFAIVQAEDEIAAIGMVVGAGWNGARAFTATSGPGVSLMTEFIGLAYFAEIPVTIIDVQRGGPSTGMPTRTQQADLLCCAYASHGDTKHVLLFPEDPHECFEHAAAALDLADRLQTPVFLMTDLDIGMNQRLCQPFAWDDARDYDRGKVMSAEQLEAGRDFGRYKDVDGDGIPWRTLPGTHPTRGSFFTRGTTRDPYARYSERGADYVYNVQRLLRKFETAAALVPQPVLRPSARGTRLGVIYFGSTAPAMDEALAALAQAGIHLDAMRLRAFPFAGGVAEFIAAHEVVFVVEQNRDAQMRTLLVNELDVSPAQLEPVLHYDGTPITARFITQAITEHVHAEASAPRRRTRQMAREPSA, encoded by the coding sequence ATGAAGCGCATCGAATCGGTGAACGATTTCGTCGTCAAGTTTGCCAACGTCAACGGGTCCGGCTCGGCGTCGGCGAACGAGCTGTTCGCGAAGGCCATCCTGCGCATGGGCGTGCCGGTCAGTCCGCGCAATATCTTCCCGAGCAACATCCAGGGGCTGCCGACCTGGTACGAGGTGCGCGTCAGCGAGGAAGGCCACCTGGGCCGGCGCGGCGGGGTCGACCTGATGGTCGCGATGAACCCGCAGACCTGGGACGCGGACGTCGCCGAAGTCGAGCCTGGTGGCTACCTGTTCTACGACAGCACGCGGCCGCTGCCGCCGGAGAAGTTCCGTGACGACCTGACCGTGATCGGCATGCCGCTGACCGCGATCTGCAACGCGACCTATGAAGACGCACGGCAGCGCCAGCTGTTCAAGAACATCCTGTACGTCGGTGCGCTGTCGATGCTGCTCGGCATCGACCCGCAGGTGATCGAGGCGCTGTTCTCCGAGCAGTACCGCGGCAAGGAGCGGCTGCTCGAATCGAACGTGCGGGCCTTGAACGCGGGGCGCGAGTTCGCGCGCGACCACCTGGACCCGGTCGGGCTGCAGGTGCGCCGCTCGGACCGCGTCGGGAACCGCATCTTCGTCGACGGCAACAGTGCGGCCGCGCTCGGTTGCGTGTATGGCGGCGCGACGGTCGCGGCCTGGTACCCGATCACGCCTTCGTCGTCGCTGGCCGAGGCGTTCCAGAAATACTGCGGCAAGCTGCGCGTCGAGCCCGATACCGGCATGCACCGATTCGCGATCGTGCAGGCCGAAGACGAGATCGCCGCGATCGGCATGGTGGTCGGCGCCGGCTGGAACGGCGCACGCGCGTTCACCGCGACCTCAGGGCCCGGCGTGTCGCTGATGACCGAATTCATCGGCCTGGCCTACTTCGCCGAGATCCCGGTCACGATCATCGACGTGCAGCGTGGCGGCCCGTCCACCGGCATGCCGACACGCACCCAGCAGGCCGATCTGCTGTGCTGCGCCTACGCGTCGCACGGCGACACCAAGCATGTGCTGCTGTTTCCCGAGGATCCGCACGAATGCTTCGAGCATGCCGCCGCCGCGCTCGATCTTGCCGATCGGCTGCAGACGCCGGTATTCCTGATGACCGATCTGGACATCGGGATGAATCAGCGGCTGTGCCAACCGTTCGCATGGGACGATGCGCGCGACTATGACCGCGGCAAGGTGATGAGCGCCGAGCAGCTGGAGGCAGGGCGCGATTTCGGGCGCTACAAGGATGTCGATGGCGACGGCATTCCGTGGCGCACGCTGCCCGGCACCCATCCGACCCGCGGCAGCTTCTTCACCCGCGGCACGACGCGAGACCCGTACGCCCGCTATTCCGAGCGCGGCGCCGATTACGTCTACAACGTGCAGCGGTTGCTGCGCAAATTCGAGACCGCCGCCGCGCTGGTGCCTCAGCCGGTGCTGCGTCCGAGTGCACGCGGCACGCGGCTCGGCGTGATCTACTTCGGCTCGACCGCGCCTGCGATGGACGAGGCGCTGGCTGCGCTGGCGCAGGCCGGCATCCATCTGGACGCGATGCGGCTGCGCGCATTTCCATTCGCGGGCGGCGTGGCCGAGTTCATCGCCGCGCATGAGGTGGTGTTCGTGGTCGAGCAGAACCGCGATGCGCAGATGCGCACGCTGCTGGTGAACGAGCTTGACGTGAGTCCGGCGCAACTCGAGCCGGTGCTGCATTACGACGGCACGCCGATCACCGCGCGCTTCATCACGCAGGCGATCACCGAGCATGTGCACGCCGAGGCCAGCGCGCCGCGACGCCGCACCCGTCAGATGGCCAGGGAGCCCAGCGCATGA
- a CDS encoding Previously called glutamate synthase [NADPH] small chain: protein MQPTDSADPSYFHKVVDCQWACPAHTPVPEYIRLIAQGRYTDAYMVNWVSNVFPGILGRTCDRPCEPACRRGRVEEANAAKPEPVAICRLKRVAADLKDPVRDRMPLPVPPDKRRAGKRIACVGAGPASLTVARDLAPLGYQVTVFDEEAKAGGFMRTQIPHFRLPESVIDEECGYVLNLGAEFVAGHRVDSMQALLAQGFDAVFVGCGAPRGRDLQLPGRSEAAAHIHIGIDWLASVSFGHVTGVAKRVIVLGGGNTAMDCCRSARRLGAEEVKVVVRSGFDEMKASPWEKEDAMHEGIPIINFHVPKAFVHEGGRLTGMRFEIVRAERDAQGRRRLVPTGEPEVLIECDEVLIAVGQENAFPWIERGCGIVFDEGGLPVLDPRTFQSSVPHVFFGGDAALGPKNIITAVAHGHEAAVSIDRLLHKEDPRQRPAPHVNLLSQKMGIHEWSYDNAVSGDARYKVPWTKAEKALASIRVEVELGFDAATALKEAERCLNCDVQTVFSAPACIECDACVDICPMDCITFTANGEESDLRGRLKAPARNAEQDLYVSPPLATGMVMVKDEDVCLHCGLCAERCPTGAWDMQKYLFMETYAGEGARDRKPRRTGRRRTEART, encoded by the coding sequence TTGCAGCCTACCGATAGCGCCGATCCGTCGTACTTTCACAAGGTCGTCGATTGCCAGTGGGCCTGCCCGGCTCATACGCCGGTTCCCGAGTACATCCGTCTGATCGCGCAGGGTCGCTACACCGACGCGTACATGGTCAACTGGGTGTCCAACGTGTTTCCGGGCATCCTGGGCCGCACCTGCGACCGTCCCTGCGAGCCGGCTTGCCGACGCGGCAGGGTGGAAGAGGCGAACGCCGCCAAGCCGGAACCGGTCGCGATCTGCCGACTGAAACGGGTCGCCGCGGACCTGAAGGACCCGGTGCGCGACCGCATGCCGCTGCCGGTGCCGCCGGACAAGCGCCGCGCGGGCAAGCGCATCGCCTGCGTCGGTGCCGGCCCGGCGTCGCTGACGGTGGCGCGCGATCTGGCGCCGCTCGGCTACCAGGTCACGGTGTTCGACGAGGAGGCGAAGGCCGGCGGCTTCATGCGCACGCAGATTCCGCATTTCCGGCTGCCGGAATCGGTGATCGACGAGGAATGCGGCTACGTGCTGAACCTCGGCGCCGAATTTGTCGCCGGCCACCGCGTCGATTCGATGCAGGCGCTGCTCGCGCAGGGCTTCGACGCGGTATTCGTCGGCTGCGGCGCGCCGCGCGGGCGCGACCTGCAGTTGCCCGGACGCAGCGAGGCCGCCGCGCACATCCACATCGGCATCGACTGGCTGGCCTCGGTATCGTTCGGCCATGTCACCGGCGTGGCCAAGCGCGTGATCGTGCTCGGCGGCGGCAACACCGCGATGGACTGCTGCCGTTCGGCGCGCCGACTCGGAGCCGAAGAGGTCAAGGTGGTCGTGCGCAGCGGCTTCGACGAGATGAAGGCCTCACCGTGGGAGAAGGAGGACGCGATGCACGAAGGCATCCCGATCATCAACTTCCACGTGCCGAAGGCGTTCGTGCACGAAGGGGGCCGCCTCACCGGCATGCGATTCGAGATCGTGCGCGCCGAGCGCGACGCGCAGGGGCGGCGCCGGCTCGTCCCCACCGGCGAGCCCGAGGTGCTGATCGAATGCGACGAGGTGCTGATCGCGGTCGGGCAGGAGAACGCGTTTCCCTGGATCGAGCGCGGCTGCGGCATCGTGTTCGACGAGGGCGGGTTGCCGGTGCTCGACCCTCGGACGTTCCAGTCCAGCGTGCCGCATGTGTTCTTCGGCGGCGACGCCGCGCTGGGGCCGAAGAACATCATCACCGCGGTCGCGCACGGCCATGAGGCCGCGGTTTCGATCGATCGCCTGCTGCACAAGGAAGACCCGCGCCAGCGGCCGGCGCCACACGTCAATCTGCTGTCGCAGAAGATGGGCATCCACGAATGGAGCTACGACAACGCGGTGTCGGGCGACGCGCGTTACAAGGTGCCGTGGACCAAGGCCGAGAAGGCGCTCGCCAGCATCCGGGTCGAGGTGGAACTGGGGTTCGACGCGGCCACCGCGCTCAAGGAGGCGGAGCGCTGCCTGAACTGCGACGTGCAGACCGTGTTCAGCGCGCCGGCCTGCATCGAATGCGATGCCTGCGTCGACATCTGCCCGATGGACTGCATCACCTTCACCGCGAACGGCGAAGAGTCCGACCTGCGCGGCCGGCTGAAGGCGCCGGCGCGCAACGCCGAGCAGGATCTGTACGTCTCGCCCCCTTTGGCAACCGGCATGGTGATGGTAAAGGACGAGGACGTCTGCCTGCACTGCGGCCTGTGCGCCGAGCGCTGCCCGACCGGCGCCTGGGACATGCAGAAGTACTTGTTCATGGAGACCTACGCCGGCGAGGGCGCGCGCGACAGAAAGCCGAGAAGAACGGGCCGCAGGCGCACGGAGGCGCGGACATGA
- a CDS encoding Methylmalonyl-CoA epimerase yields MSRPFKVLGVQQIAIGGPDKARLQRLWVEMLGLQTTGSFRSERENVDEDICAIGDGPHRVEVDLMQPLDAAKKPAVHLPPLNHVGLWIDDLPKAVEWLSAQGVRFAPGGIRKGAAGYDICFLHPRASDEFPIAGEGVLIELVQAPPEVVAALG; encoded by the coding sequence ATGAGCCGGCCGTTCAAGGTGCTGGGCGTGCAGCAGATCGCGATCGGCGGGCCCGACAAGGCCCGGCTGCAGAGGCTCTGGGTCGAGATGCTGGGGCTGCAAACCACCGGCAGTTTCAGGAGCGAGCGCGAGAATGTCGACGAGGACATCTGCGCGATCGGCGATGGCCCGCACCGGGTCGAGGTGGACCTGATGCAGCCGCTGGACGCCGCGAAGAAGCCCGCGGTCCACCTGCCGCCGCTGAACCATGTCGGGCTGTGGATCGACGACCTGCCGAAGGCGGTCGAATGGCTGAGCGCGCAGGGCGTGCGCTTCGCGCCGGGCGGCATCCGCAAGGGGGCGGCGGGTTACGACATCTGCTTTCTGCACCCACGGGCCAGCGATGAATTCCCGATCGCCGGCGAGGGCGTATTGATCGAACTGGTGCAGGCGCCGCCCGAGGTCGTCGCCGCGCTCGGCTGA
- a CDS encoding Propionyl-CoA carboxylase biotin-containing subunit codes for MFTKILIANRGEIACRVIATARKMGIKTVAVYSDADRGARHVQLADEAVHIGAAPSRESYLLADRIIEACKQTGAQAVHPGYGFLSENAEFAKRVEEEGIVFIGPKHHSIAAMGDKIASKRLAKAAGVSCIPGVNEAVPSAEQAVEIANSVGYPVMIKASAGGGGKGLRVAYDDKEAREGFDLCRNEARNSFGDDRVFIEKFIEHPRHVEIQVLGDSFGNLLYLNERECSIQRRNQKVIEEAPSPFISDATRVAMGEQAVALARAVQYQSAGTVEFVVGKDQDFYFLEMNTRLQVEHPVTESITGLDLVELMIRVAAGEKLPLTQAQVAREGWAIECRINAEDPFRDFLPSTGRLVRFAPPVQTMWQADTGHLHGVRVDTGVYEGGEIPMYYDSMIAKLIVHGRDRSDAIRAMREALNGFVIRGISSNIPFQAALLAHPDFVSGAFNTGFIAEHYGKGFHADDVAHADPAFLVALAAYAHRLTRERAASIEGQLHGRRVAVGKRFVVVALSQDGRHVQHPVQVTDFYGKSGACAVTVGASSYQIESNWRLGEIRLHGSVNGKAFTAQVDRGTAGSPLVLRIAHDGATLDALVLSPRAAELFKLMPFKAPPDMARYLLSPMPGLLVEVAVQAGQAVQTGDKLAVIEAMKMQNVLVAARDGVVGKIVAGQGESLAVDQVILEYQ; via the coding sequence ATGTTCACCAAGATCCTGATCGCCAACCGCGGCGAAATCGCCTGCCGCGTGATCGCGACCGCGCGCAAGATGGGCATCAAGACCGTCGCGGTCTATTCCGACGCCGACCGCGGCGCGCGCCATGTGCAGCTGGCCGACGAGGCGGTGCACATCGGCGCCGCGCCGAGTCGGGAGTCGTATCTGCTGGCCGACCGGATCATCGAGGCATGCAAGCAGACTGGCGCCCAGGCCGTGCATCCGGGCTACGGCTTCCTGTCGGAGAACGCCGAGTTCGCAAAAAGGGTCGAGGAGGAAGGCATCGTCTTCATCGGCCCGAAGCACCATTCGATCGCGGCGATGGGCGACAAGATCGCGTCCAAGCGGCTGGCAAAGGCCGCCGGCGTGAGCTGCATTCCCGGCGTGAACGAGGCTGTTCCCAGCGCCGAGCAGGCGGTCGAGATCGCGAACAGCGTCGGCTACCCGGTGATGATCAAGGCCAGCGCCGGTGGCGGCGGCAAGGGCCTGCGTGTCGCATACGACGACAAGGAGGCGCGCGAAGGGTTCGATCTGTGCCGCAACGAGGCACGCAACTCGTTCGGCGACGACCGGGTGTTTATCGAGAAGTTCATCGAGCACCCGCGTCACGTCGAGATCCAGGTGCTCGGTGACAGCTTCGGCAACCTGCTCTACCTGAACGAGCGCGAATGCTCGATCCAGCGCCGCAACCAGAAGGTGATCGAGGAGGCGCCGTCGCCGTTCATCAGCGACGCGACGCGCGTGGCGATGGGTGAGCAGGCGGTTGCGCTCGCGCGCGCGGTGCAGTACCAGTCGGCCGGCACGGTCGAGTTCGTGGTCGGCAAGGACCAGGATTTTTACTTTCTCGAGATGAACACCCGGCTGCAGGTCGAGCACCCGGTGACCGAATCGATCACCGGGCTCGATCTGGTCGAGTTGATGATCCGGGTCGCGGCCGGCGAGAAGCTGCCGCTGACCCAGGCCCAGGTTGCACGCGAGGGCTGGGCGATCGAGTGCCGCATCAATGCCGAGGATCCGTTCCGCGACTTCCTGCCTTCGACCGGCCGGCTGGTGCGCTTTGCGCCGCCGGTGCAGACGATGTGGCAGGCGGACACCGGGCATCTGCACGGCGTGCGCGTGGATACCGGCGTGTACGAGGGCGGCGAGATTCCGATGTACTACGACTCGATGATCGCCAAGCTAATCGTGCACGGCAGGGACCGCAGCGACGCTATTCGCGCGATGCGCGAGGCGTTGAATGGCTTCGTGATCCGCGGCATCAGCAGCAATATTCCGTTCCAGGCGGCGCTGCTCGCGCACCCGGACTTCGTCTCGGGCGCGTTCAACACCGGCTTTATCGCCGAGCATTACGGCAAGGGCTTCCATGCGGACGACGTGGCGCACGCCGACCCCGCGTTCCTGGTCGCGCTGGCCGCCTACGCGCACCGCCTGACGCGCGAGCGCGCGGCGTCGATCGAAGGCCAGCTGCACGGGCGGCGCGTGGCGGTCGGCAAACGCTTCGTGGTGGTCGCGCTTAGTCAGGACGGACGCCATGTGCAGCACCCGGTGCAGGTCACGGATTTCTATGGAAAATCGGGCGCATGTGCAGTAACGGTGGGGGCGAGTAGCTATCAAATAGAGAGCAACTGGCGCCTCGGCGAGATCCGGTTGCACGGCAGCGTGAACGGCAAGGCGTTCACCGCCCAGGTCGATCGCGGCACCGCGGGCAGTCCGCTGGTGCTGCGCATCGCGCATGACGGCGCCACGCTCGACGCGCTGGTGCTGTCGCCACGCGCCGCCGAGCTGTTCAAGCTGATGCCGTTCAAGGCGCCGCCGGACATGGCCCGCTACCTGCTGTCGCCGATGCCGGGCCTGCTGGTCGAGGTCGCGGTGCAGGCGGGCCAGGCGGTGCAGACCGGCGACAAGCTCGCGGTGATCGAGGCGATGAAGATGCAGAACGTGCTGGTGGCGGCGCGCGACGGCGTGGTCGGCAAGATCGTCGCGGGGCAGGGCGAGTCGCTCGCGGTCGACCAGGTGATCCTGGAGTACCAGTGA